The following are encoded in a window of Fischerella sp. PCC 9605 genomic DNA:
- a CDS encoding ABC transporter substrate-binding protein → MIRRIADNEVGAVMAILWYSQGVGNQEFSVQAQQLWGNSVNWHTALAYDATRAVLTALEKLPSPNRVNLRQVMANPNFKATGATGTITFEKDGDRQESTIHLVKVVRNPTTGKPELIPLVKSQPKID, encoded by the coding sequence ATGATCAGAAGAATTGCTGACAATGAAGTAGGAGCAGTTATGGCAATTCTTTGGTATTCTCAAGGTGTTGGCAATCAAGAATTTTCAGTACAAGCTCAACAATTGTGGGGAAATTCTGTAAATTGGCACACAGCATTAGCTTATGATGCCACACGTGCTGTGCTGACCGCTTTAGAAAAACTGCCCTCTCCTAATCGTGTTAACCTGCGGCAAGTAATGGCTAATCCTAATTTTAAAGCCACTGGAGCGACAGGAACAATTACTTTTGAAAAAGATGGCGATCGCCAAGAATCAACTATCCATTTAGTCAAAGTTGTACGCAATCCCACTACAGGAAAACCGGAATTGATACCTTTAGTTAAGAGTCAACCTAAAATCGATTGA
- a CDS encoding 4-Cys prefix domain-containing protein — protein MSYCLNPHCPNPSDPMNIYGKVCRNCGTNLLLKNRYRVIQLLGRGGFAKTFEIDDAGKTKVLKVLDLSRF, from the coding sequence ATGAGTTATTGTCTCAATCCTCATTGTCCTAATCCGAGCGATCCGATGAATATCTATGGTAAAGTTTGCCGGAACTGCGGGACAAATCTTTTACTAAAAAATCGCTACCGGGTAATTCAACTATTGGGCAGAGGCGGCTTTGCTAAAACTTTTGAAATAGATGATGCAGGTAAAACAAAAGTTCTCAAAGTGTTGGACTTATCTCGTTTTTAA
- a CDS encoding MoaD/ThiS family protein, translating to MSKSAITVTVKLFAAYQEVYGVPELVLEFPEHTPVAAVRDRLIAEHPELTQWRDVTRFGVNLIFVEPDTILQDGDEVVLIPPVSGG from the coding sequence ATGTCCAAATCTGCAATTACAGTTACCGTTAAATTGTTTGCTGCCTATCAAGAGGTTTATGGAGTGCCGGAACTGGTGCTGGAATTTCCTGAACATACACCAGTTGCCGCAGTTCGCGATCGCCTCATCGCCGAACATCCCGAACTGACTCAATGGCGGGATGTGACGCGGTTTGGGGTTAACTTGATATTTGTCGAACCAGATACGATATTGCAAGACGGCGACGAGGTAGTGTTAATTCCCCCTGTTAGTGGTGGGTAA